One Microbacterium sp. W4I20 DNA window includes the following coding sequences:
- the secE gene encoding preprotein translocase subunit SecE produces the protein MDQEDPRGELVAAGGTREKKLGFFAGIALFLRQVISELRKVVTPTRKELFKFTGVVLIFVVIVMGIVYGLDTLFAYVTHWVFGIPG, from the coding sequence ATGGATCAGGAAGACCCTCGCGGCGAGCTGGTCGCGGCCGGCGGCACGCGTGAGAAGAAGCTCGGCTTCTTCGCGGGTATCGCCCTGTTCCTCCGTCAAGTCATCTCCGAACTGCGCAAGGTCGTCACTCCGACGCGCAAGGAGCTGTTCAAGTTCACCGGTGTGGTGCTCATCTTCGTCGTGATCGTCATGGGCATCGTCTACGGCTTGGACACGCTGTTCGCGTACGTGACGCACTGGGTGTTCGGAATCCCCGGCTGA